The genomic region TTTTTTAAGCTTGATTAGAGCTACTAATTCTTTTATGCGAGTGagaattatttcttattttgttggTCAGTTCTAGTTCTACGTTTTTGTGTTATTGTATGTCTGAATATTGGCTTCAAACAATTAATGTTCAGATATTATGGGAAGTCTTATTCTGTGGGCAGTGGGGTAAAACATTTCGGCGTTTATGATTTGACAAAGTAGAATACACTGTATAATGTATTTGTTGATTAGTTTAACCTAAAATATTACAGTACTCAAgctcttatttttaatttaatgttcAATAGATAATGTCCAAAAAATTATAGACCATCTTATTCTATAAGCAGTGGAGAAGAAAATTTAGGTGTTTATGCTTTGAAAAAGTAGAATACATTATATATTGTATTTGTTAATTAGTTCAACCTAACATATTATAGTACTCAagctcttatatttttttgtttttatcaattctataatttttatgttatttcatTGAAATCACATGCTTGTTTCCTTGTGAATATATTTAAGTTTCATATGCTTGTTTCCTTGtgaatatatttaactttCATGCTGGAGGAGGAAATcatctcatttttattatccATCATTGTCACTGTTCTACTAGCAGCTTAGCACCACTTTAAATTGCATATCAACtctttcttgttcttgattgTGATTCCCCCCTGTATGTGATGTTTTTATGAATGGAAATGATGAATTTGCATGTGGTTGTTGCACATGCAGCTTCCCACAATGGCTATTGAAAAAGTCCTTATTGCAAATAATACATCTCTTATCCAAGATGAAGTCCTTGCTCACAGGTTGGGTCTCATTCCAATCAATGCTGACCCTAGGCTGTTTGAATATCTTTCAGGTTTGACTTGTACTTTCACTGGTTCTTCCACCGTTTTTCTGAAGATAGACAAATGCATGCAAACATTCTTAGCTGCTGCATTATTTGGggaacttaattaatcctattcttttactttttctttttattctaatcTTAGCAAATGATACCCCAAATGAAAAGAACACCATTGTTTTCAAACTTCATGCTTCTTGCAAAAGGGGCGAGCCTCGTCGTACAGGTAGATTCTTAATGCTTTTCTGATTACATGGATGCCAATCATTTGATTCTTGTTGTCTCAAGTTATTGATGAATACCATTTTTGCTGCAGTATATTCCGAAGAATTGAAGTGGTTACCAGGAGGTAGTCAATTGCTCAAAGAATCAGAAAAAGCTGATTCAAAACCCAGTACCTATACTTCATTTACTGACAAACAAGATTTTATACCGAAGCCAGTTAGCCCATCAGAAGACAAAATTATAGTTGCTAAACTTGGTCCTGGACAGGTAAGGGATTCTAATGCTTTGTTGAATTGgtcattcttcttcttcatctgtTTTTACAAAATCTCAGTCTTTCatctaaaaggaaaaacagaataaaaaagaaaagatatgaTGATTGATTCCTCCAAGTACATCTGAAGCATTGTGTGCTTCTGTGGTTTATATATTGACTGCCAGGAGTTCATGCTTACTCTTAGTGCACCATGCAGGAATGTGGGCTAGGATTTTGCATGTATGCACTAATAAAACAGTGGCGGCGATAATTGTGTAGGAATATACATAAGAAAATTATGCAGCAGCATGGAGGTTGGTATTTTACAATTACACTTAAAGGTTTAACCACTGAGGATGTAGAATACCAAAAACCACATACAAATACCTGACAGTTCTAATAGAGCTAAACATATGACTCTGACCAGGGATGCTTTATGTGACTTATGTCATGCAAGCATAGGAATTCTGGAAATACCcttttacttataaattaGTTATGCAAAAAAAGAAGTGGCATTCTAGTTTATAACGGGATGTTAGTGCCTGCACTAGATTAGACTCCCCAAAGGAAATTTGCTTAAAATTCTGTGGTTACAGCAGGCCTGCAGCCCATAGTGGCTGTCTTTGCTCTTGCTTTCACTGACTTGTTACCATCTCATTCATAGACTCCAAGACTACTTtatttgcttgcatttatCTGCTGCACTATTATGATGTAACCGTCTTTGAGTTAGTAGCCTTAGTTGGCGTCTTTTCCCGTTAAACCTGGATTCAAATTTGTGGTTTCTGAGGTAGTCTCGCTATAAAGCGCTTTAACTATCTGAAAATCTGTGAGctccttttctcctttttcccTTTGGAATCCTGTACTATCCGGTTAACAAAGTATAGATACCGTTTTTAATATGggtaatttttattgtttcttaTCAACTGAGTTCAATTGTGTTCTACAGGAAATTGAACTTGAAGCTCATGCTGTTAAAGGCTTGGGTAAAACACATGCAAAATGGTCCCCTGTTGCTACTGCTTGGTATCGGATGCTTCCCGAGGTGAGCAAAACCACCCTCCCTCCTCTCTTTGTAAAAAACATGTAATTCCTTTTTGATGACTTAATTCTTAAATCATAATATAGCCTCTCTCTTCTTTCCTGCATCTTTCTTTGTAGGTTGTATTATTAGAAGATATCGAAGATGAGATTGCTGAAGAACTTACGAAGAAATGCCCTGTTAATGTATTTGATATTGAAGACATTGGCAATGGTAAAGTAATTTTGATATCTTTGCCCTTCAATTTATGTCTGTTCTTAAGGAAAGTAAGAATGAAGTAAATGTTCTTGTTGATGGTTGAGAGAGTGCTTTTTCAATAGTTGGCTCATATACTCTGCTCGATTTTACTATTAGTTATGTATGTCATCTATGAAATTTATTAGGTTTAAGTAAGGAAATTAAACCAGGCTCTTGCTTTTCAAGTCCCAATGAAAATCTCCTACAagatatactttttaaatacgtaaaataataaatttaattaaagaaaaaagagctTTGCTAGTGTGAGTGTGGAGTTTGTTTTTGTAGGGGGGAAAAATGATTTCTTAGCGATAATTCAGTATTCTAAGCACCTATAATTCTGGATGGCCTTTCTAATTTATCTGATTCACCATTGCCAGAACATTCTGAATGCCATTTCTTGTGATGCTTCCTTGTTATCCAGCTTTAAGATTGCCATCTCTTCTGTGCCCGACAAACAAGTTTTGTCTGGACAACATACAATATTGcatattttatagttaaattataaGGATATACAATTGCCAACCTCCTGTATTTACTTTGGACTGGACAATGTCCCTGATGATGTTGAGCAGGTAAGAAGAGGGCAACCGTGGCTCGACCACGAGCTTGCACATTGTGTAGAGAATGCATCAGAGGGGGAGAATGGGATAAACGGGTGTCACTGCGTCGCGTTAAAGATCATTTCATATGTAAGTAACATGAATACATGATCCATATGCATCAAATCAAGcttgaaaatttatttgttgcaGCACTGTTTTGAGAACAtcaattcttattttcatGTGCTTTTTCTCACTAGTTACTATTGAATCGACTGGAGCATTGCCTCCTGAAGTGCTATTTACTGAAGCTGTGAAGGTTTTGGAGGACAAGTGTGAACGTGTAATTACTGAGCTCTCTTGATTCCTTTTCCCCTTCTTTGATATCATATGGAAAGAATGAGGGTAGTGAAGCTAGTGTATGTTACATTGTTTCGGAGGAATAACAATTTTGTGCATCggttaattataaaaaacaatAGCTTTTTCCAAAGCTGAATTCTCTTTTGGTTAGCACTTGCTTATGTGCTGCTGTTCTCCAGTGATAATGGTGTCTTAGAAGTAGCAGTCAGCGGTTAAGGATTTTTAAACCTTATTTCCCCTGTCTTTTTCTCCATG from Ricinus communis isolate WT05 ecotype wild-type chromosome 9, ASM1957865v1, whole genome shotgun sequence harbors:
- the LOC8286871 gene encoding DNA-directed RNA polymerases I and III subunit RPAC1: MSSKQENKEKNKKFSIWDLPDVPMGQLPPHLQLQRTRVVCKSDAPIHTDNIVYSGAYASIGVDNSLQLDCFRDNFKVEVIQLTKDDMEFDMIGIDAAIANAFRRILISELPTMAIEKVLIANNTSLIQDEVLAHRLGLIPINADPRLFEYLSANDTPNEKNTIVFKLHASCKRGEPRRTVYSEELKWLPGGSQLLKESEKADSKPSTYTSFTDKQDFIPKPVSPSEDKIIVAKLGPGQEIELEAHAVKGLGKTHAKWSPVATAWYRMLPEVVLLEDIEDEIAEELTKKCPVNVFDIEDIGNGKKRATVARPRACTLCRECIRGGEWDKRVSLRRVKDHFIFTIESTGALPPEVLFTEAVKVLEDKCERVITELS